From a region of the Colius striatus isolate bColStr4 chromosome 22, bColStr4.1.hap1, whole genome shotgun sequence genome:
- the INKA2 gene encoding PAK4-inhibitor INKA2, whose product MDHHLRRLRQELLSMKEVGDGLHEQMNCMMGALQELKLLQVQTALEQLDISGSRGAISGLEQPQCCHSSSRDVPKAQRAERLQGEVVVQELSPTSLPCAVPHPGALPHPAALLEGTHLRDTPSSFRSLCGEDVCYPQGPSSTPSRAELAHPRAFEPRRQCPAGGQPACGECPGCDDGHDWTSSLMSQSRNRQPLVLGDNIFADLVGNWLDLPELDKKGEKSEESLSMSRSQELCRKFSLTANIFKKFLRSVRPDRDRLLKEKPGWLPPEEKQPTISKRPKKINKLKGTFYFPLHGNIQNHHSKAERCPKAESSSEKPQTGTKKVHDTIDYTQSGFDINTAVWV is encoded by the exons ATGGACCACCACCTGCGCCGGCTGCGCCAGGAGCTG CTATCCATGAAGGAGGTTGGAGACGGGCTGCACGAGCAGATGAACTGCATGATGGGtgcactgcaggagctgaaacTCCTCCAGGTCCAGACAGCTTTGGAGCAGTTGGACATCTCCGGGAGCCGAGGTGCCATTTCTggcctggagcagccccagtgctgccacagcagcagcagagatgtgCCCAAGGCTCAACGGGCTGAGCGGCtgcagggggaggtggtggtgcAGGAGCTCAGCCCCAcgtccctgccctgtgctgtgccACATCCAGGGGCTCTGCCCcatcctgctgctctcctggagGGCACCCACCTTAGAGACACCCCATCTTCCTTCAGGAGCCTCTGTGGGGAGGACGTTTGTTACCCACAAGGACCTTCCTCCACGccaagcagagcagagctcGCCCACCCAAGGGCATTTGAGCCCCGGAGGCAGTGCCCAGCTGGGGGGCAGCCAGCGTGTGGGGAGTGCCCGGGCTGTGACGATGGCCACGACTGGACGTCTTCCCTCATGTCCCAGAGCAGGAATCGGCAGCCGCTGGTCTTGGGGGATAACATCTTTGCAGACTTGGTTGGGAACTGGTTGGATCTACCAGAGCTGGATAAGAAAGGGGAGAAGAGCGAGGAATCGCTGTCCATGAGCAGgtcccaggagctctgcaggaagTTCTCCCTCACAGCCAACATCTTCAAGAAGTTCCTGAGGAGCGTTCGGCCAGACCGCGACAGGCTTCTGAAGGAGAAACCTGGCTGGCTTCCACCCGAAGAGAAACAGCCCACAATTTCTAAGAGACCCAAAAAGATCAACAAACTCAAGGGGACATTTTACTTCCCACTTCATGGGAACATCCAGAATcaccacagcaaagcagagaggtGCCCAAAGGCAGAGAGCAGTAGTGAGAAACCCCAAACGGGCACCAAGAAAGTCCACGATACCATAGACTACACCCAGTCTGGGTTTGACATCAATACAGCTGTTTGGGTCTGA
- the DDX20 gene encoding probable ATP-dependent RNA helicase DDX20, producing MAAPEEAPVMFEGRFRTRDVLVPGGPSDFGSLLLSAPVLAGLEAAGFHRPSPVQLKAIPLGRCGLDLIVQAKSGTGKTCVFSTIALDAVLLESPATQILILAPTREIAVQIHAVITTIGIKMEGLECHVFIGGTPLSQDKVRLKKCHIAVGSPGRIKQLIELDYLNTASIRLFILDEADKLLEEGSFQEQINWIYSSLPANKQMLAVSATYPESLANALTRYMREPTFVRLNPTDPSLLGLKQYYKIVNSHPLPHKTFEEKTQHLQELFSKVPFNQALVFSNLHSRAQHLAEILTSRGFPAECISGNMNQNQRLDAMAKLKQFHCRVLISTDLTSRGIDAEKVNLVINLDVPVDWETYMHRIGRAGRFGTLGLSVTYCCRGEEENMMMKIARKCNLQLLPLPEPLPPGMMDQFEDGEVEVKPVTHTGASVNCDTVCVKPEQPVLQPVQNSFSEVSQPLSNLRGDNSTVERPKKALKQKQTKKCTNSANTQKGSRNSPTSSCCTEQRNQVKAVSRTDGHHNPQAADEEALRKNLPRIPCLSSFKKQPNNPWSFSEFVEDYEYFIKEGMEREVEILRSYSGPGEQHELPRNGGTEWKEVECNAELVANGVVSDDSDGSYSSRHSSNSRENNSCFEASLDTQEKNAVPAARQGHAGFCPTPERPQELSPVPRQNQVKKNVLKQNGKQKKSRCHQFPSPSTGKTYDCSYSSWDDSVPSEACSYQNYWKSYYQAWQNYYAAVSHYRKSYRQFNWMSAYHVNSVYLQELLKSGD from the exons ATGGCGGCGCCCGAGGAGGCGCCGGTGATGTTTGAGGGACGGTTCCGCACCCGCGACGTGTTGGTACCCGGCGGCCCGTCTGATTTTGGGTCGCTGCTGTTGTCGGCGCCGGTACTGGCAGGGTTAGAAGCGGCTGGGTTCCACAGGCCGTCACCGGTTCAGCTGAAGGCTATCCCGCTGGGGCGCTGCGGCCTGG ACCTCATCGTGCAGGCCAAGTCTGGCACTGGCAAAACGTGCGTGTTTTCCACCATCGCCCTTGACGCGGTGCTGCTGGAGAGTCCTGCCACGCAG ATTCTCATCTTGGCTCCTACACGAGAGATTGCTGTGCAAATTCATGCTGTAATCACGACTATTGGCATAAAAATGGAAGGTTTGGAATGTCATGTCTTCATTGGAGGGACTCCTTTAAGCCAGGACAAAGTCAGACTGAAGAAGTGCCACATAGCAGTTGGCTCCCCAG GTCGAATAAAACAGCTCATAGAGTTGGACTACTTGAATACAGCCAGTATCCGGCTTTTCATTCTTGATGAAGCAGACAAGCTTCTAGAAGAAGGCAGCTTTCAGGAACAAATCAA TTGGATTTACTCTTCACTACCAGCCAATAAACAGATGCTTGCTGTTTCAGCTACTTATCCTGAATCATTAGCTAATGCTTTGACCAGGTACATGAGAGAGCCAACGTTTGTGAGGTTGAACCCTACAGATCCAAGTCTCCTTG GACTGAAGCAGTATTACAAAATTGTGAATTCCCACCCTCTTCCACATAAAAcatttgaggaaaaaacccagcacCTCCAGGAGTTGTTCAGCAAGGTTCCATTTAATCAAGCCTTGGTCTTCTCAAACTTGCACAGCAG GGCTCAACATCTGGCTGAAATTCTGACATCCAGAGGCTTTCCTGCTGAGTGCATTTCAG gCAACATGAATCAAAACCAACGACTTGATGCTATGGCTAAATTAAAACAGTTCCATTGCAGAGTTCTGATTTCCACAGACTTG ACATCCCGTGGAATTGATGCTGAGAAGGTGAATCTGGTTATCAACCTGGATGTACCTGTAGACTGGGAAACGTACATGCATCGCATCGGCAGAGCTGGGCGCTTCG GAACTTTAGGTTTATCTGTGACATACTGTTGTCgtggagaggaagaaaacatgaTGATGAAAATTGCTCGGAAGTGTAATCTTCAGCTTCTTCCTCTGCCAG AGCCTTTACCTCCTGGAATGATGGATCAGTTTGAAGATGGGGAGGTAGAAGTCAAACCTGTTACACATACAGGTGCTTCAGTGAATTGTGATACCGTGTGTGTTAAACCAGAGCAACCAGTACTGCAGCCTGTCCAAAATAGCTTTTCAGAGGTATCTCAGCCTCTTTCTAATCTTCGAGGTGATAATTCCACTGTAGAAAGGCCAAAAAAGGCTctgaagcaaaagcagacaaaaaagtGCACAAATTCTGCAAATACACAAAAAGGTAGTAGAAACTCTCCAACTTCCAGTTGCTGCACAGAACAGAGGAATCAAGTCAAAGCTGTCTCCAGGACTGATGGACACCATAACCCTCAGGCTGCAGATGAGGAAGCCTTAAGAAAAAATCTTCCTAGAATTCCATGCTTATCTTCTttcaaaaaacaaccaaacaatcCCTGGAGCTTCTCAGAGTTTGTTGAAGACTATGAGTATTTCATTAAAGAGGGAATGGAGAGAGAGGTTGAAATTTTAAGAAGCTATTCAGGCCCAGGAGAACAACATGAGCTCCCCAGAAATGGTGGTACAGAGTGGAAAGAGGTGGAATGTAATGCAGAGTTGGTGGCAAATGGTGTTGTGTCTGATGATAGTGATGGTTCATACAGCTCCAGGCATTCCTCCAATAGTAGGGAAAATAACTCGTGCTTTGAAGCATCTTTAGATACCCAGGAGAAGAACGCTGTGCCTGCAGCACGTCAGGGTCATGCAGGCTTCTGTCCTACACCAGAGAGGCCTCAGGAGCTATCACCAGTCCCAAGGCAAAATCAAGTGAAAAAGAATGTTCTGAAACAAAATGGTAAGCAGAAGAAAAGCCGTTGCCATCAGTTCCCTAGTCCTTCCACGGGAAAAACATATGACTGCTCCTACAGCTCTTGGGATGATAGTGTTCCATCTGAGGCTTGCAGTTACCAAAACTACTGGAAATCTTATTATCAGGCATGGCAAAACTATTATGCTGCAGTCTCTCACTACAGGAAAAGTTACAGACAGTTTAACTGGATGAGTGCCTATCATGTCAACTCAGTCTATCTTCAGGAACTGCTGAAAAGTGGGGATTGA